In Triticum urartu cultivar G1812 chromosome 6, Tu2.1, whole genome shotgun sequence, the following proteins share a genomic window:
- the LOC125513464 gene encoding uncharacterized protein LOC125513464 yields MPLLPATAPPLPLSSHRLGLPFLSPPSPAGRPLRRGDLVIRMGGGPRTFPGGVSKWQWKRMQARKAKQLLKARLARERQLYEMRKRAELRDAVVHLERPWDPDSAPVSAAALAPTLLSVAAEDQLRGLADRFHRPGGVDLWNDRDGPQVFASPDTGMASARFFPRDAVHSVQPYACLGAGDGAGAEGAQGVRRNDAVEEDAYGCSEPAVQLMERDGMWEPVIALEGGDEDNSSVRSWIHDDDDAISDSDDEEDVDFGHQRRAMVRRDGRRSGETASTMRVGSERSRQWRGHGSFSDSEGARKGHPDQRWSDRSSGSRRKPPAARWKPWNAEGSNAIGKDRIGGGSFSDSEVSRRGFEPKSRARDREDTMDAVVKWKLSYDSHGNVIRKVRIGGEFDSNSDSGRDDKLEQKWRAPNRSSPSENRRGRAGLKYRPNANSGERPGGYTRGHNDDERDQFGNGFASDLEEPTWNPRKKNEARNSNGSSEYNSDRNSRFRSGGSGAARRLDSTRPVMNANREDGGGRRSRGDGYSLRPTSEFHSSMDRNGGRQFRGDGY; encoded by the coding sequence ATGCCGCTCCTCCCGGCGACGGCGCCGCCGTTGCCGCTCTCCTCTCACCGCCTCGGCCTCCCCTTCCTCTCGCCCCCCTCGCCCGCCGGCCGCCCCCTCCGCCGCGGGGACCTGGTCATCCGCATGGGCGGCGGCCCCCGCACGTTCCCGGGCGGCGTCTCCAAGTGGCAGTGGAAGCGCATGCAGGCCCGGAAGGCGAAGCAGCTGCTCAAGGCCCGCCTCGCCCGCGAGCGCCAGCTCTACGAGATGCGCAAGCGCGCCGAGCTCCGCGACGCCGTCGTCCACCTCGAGCGGCCCTGGGACCCCGACTCGGCCCCCGTCTCCGCCGCCGCGCTGGCGCCCACCCTCCTCTCCGTCGCCGCCGAAGACCAGCTCAGGGGCCTCGCCGACCGCTTCCACCGCCCCGGCGGCGTCGACCTCTGGAACGACCGCGACGGGCCCCAGGTCTTCGCGTCCCCGGACACGGGCATGGCGTCGGCGCGCTTCTTCCCCAGGGACGCCGTCCACAGCGTCCAGCCCTATGCCTGCCTCGGCGCTGGCGACGGCGCCGGGGCCGAGGGCGCGCAGGGTGTTCGGCGGAATGACGCTGTGGAGGAGGACGCGTATGGTTGCAGCGAGCCTGCGGTCCAGCTGATGGAGAGGGATGGGATGTGGGAGCCGGTGATTGCTTTGGAAGGTGGAGATGAAGACAATTCGAGCGTCAGGAGTTGGattcatgatgatgatgatgctattTCTGATTCAGACGACGAAGAGGATGTTGATTTTGGACACCAAAGACGGGCAATGGTAAGACGAGATGGAAGGAGGAGTGGTGAAACTGCAAGCACTATGCGTGTTGGAAGTGAGAGGAGCAGGCAGTGGAGAGGCCATGGTTCCTTTTCAGATTCAGAAGGCGCAAGAAAAGGTCATCCTGATCAAAGATGGTCAGACAGAAGTAGTGGGAGCAGAAGGAAGCCTCCCGCCGCAAGATGGAAGCCTTGGAACGCTGAGGGCAGTAACGCCATTGGGAAGGACCGAATAGGTGGCGGTTCTTTCTCCGACTCGGAGGTGAGCCGCCGTGGTTTTGAGCCAAAATCAAGAGCAAGGGATAGAGAGGACACAATGGACGCCGTGGTGAAGTGGAAGCTCTCGTATGATAGCCATGGCAATGTGATAAGAAAGGTTCGCATTGGTGGTGAATTTGATTCCAATTCAGACAGTGGAAGGGATGACAAATTGGAACAAAAATGGAGAGCCCCGAATAGGTCTAGTCCAAGTGAGAACCGAAGAGGTCGAGCAGGGCTGAAATATAGGCCTAATGCCAACAGTGGCGAAAGGCCAGGAGGATACACGAGGGGTCACAATGATGATGAAAGGGATCAATTTGGTAACGGCTTTGCCTCGGACTTGGAGGAGCCGACATGGAACccaagaaaaaagaacgaagctaGGAACAGCAATGGCAGCAGTGAGTACAACAGTGATAGGAATAGTAGATTCAGGAGTGGTGGAAGTGGGGCTGCAAGACGGCTAGACAGTACTCGTCCTGTGATGAACGCCAACAGAGaagatggaggagggcggcggtcgAGGGGAGATGGATACTCGCTACGACCAACATCGGAATTTCACAGCTCGATGGACCGGAATGGGGGACGGCAGTTCAGAGGAGACGGATATTGA